The genomic region GTTGTCCTGCACGATAACGAGGGCCGGGTTATCCGGGGTGCCGTGGCGGGTGATGTCGGCGCCCTTGAGCTTGCGCGTGACGCTCTCCTTGTGGGTTTCCTCGATTTTACCGGTGGCCGTGCCGGTGCCGTATTTCCAGGTGACAGTGGTGCCTTTGCGCATGGTGGGGAGGGGCAGTAGGGTGGATGGATTGCGGGGGCGCACTACCGTAGCGGCAGCGGCCGCTGCTATGTACTCGGGAGCTGCAGTGGATGTTGCCGGCCGGGTTTCGGCTTTTTATCGTGAAAGTTGTATATAT from Hymenobacter canadensis harbors:
- a CDS encoding DUF2945 domain-containing protein, yielding MRKGTTVTWKYGTGTATGKIEETHKESVTRKLKGADITRHGTPDNPALVIVQDNGDRVLKLQSEVKAASASAKK